The following DNA comes from Paraburkholderia phytofirmans PsJN.
CCGACGCATTCGGCGATATTTTCGGCGACATCTTCGGCCAGGCGGCCGGTGGCGCCGCACGCGGCGGCGGCCGCGCGGGTCCGCAGGTGTATCGCGGCGCCGACTTGCGCTATAGCATGGAAATCACGCTGGAACAGGCCGCGCACGGCTACGACACGCAGATTCGCGTGCCGAGCTGGGTGTCGTGTGAAATCTGCCACGGCTCGGGTGCCAAGCCCGGCACGAAGCCGGAAACCTGCCCCACCTGTAGCGGTTCGGGTTCGGTGCGGATGTCGCAAGGCTTTTTCAGCATTCAGCAGACCTGCCCGAAGTGCCACGGCACCGGCACCTATATTCCTGAACCGTGCGGCCACTGCCACGGCGCGGGCAAGGTGAAGGAAACCAAGACGCTGGAAGTGAAGATCCCGGCAGGTATCGACGACGGCATGCGGATCCGCTCCGCCGGCAACGGCGAGCCGGGTATCAACGGTGGCCCGTCGGGCGATCTGTACGTCGAGATTCACATCAAGCAGCACTCGGTGTTCGAACGCGACGGCGACGATCTGCATTGCCAGATGCCGATTCCGTTCACCACTGCGGCACTCGGCGGCGAAATCGAAGTGCCGACACTCGCGGGCCGCGCCAGCTTCACCGTGCCGGAAGGCACGCAGTCGGGCAAGACGTTCCGTCTGCGTGGCAAGGGCATCAAGGGGCTGCGTTCGAGCATTGCCGGTGATCTGTACGTGCACGTGCAAGTCGAAACGCCGGTCAAACTCACCGAGCCGCAACGCGATCTGCTCAAGCAGTTCGAAAAGGCGTTGGTTGAAGGCGGTTCGCGGCATAGCCCGCAAAGCAAGAGCTGGTTCGACCGGGTGAAGAGCTTCTTCGATTAATGGCGGTTTGAAGTTGGCGGTAGGTATGACGGCAGATGAGCGCGGCGCCGTGTTCGCGTTGCTCGACGATTGCGACGCGACGGCGGCGCGCCGTTCGAGTCGTCTGTACACGGGTTTTGTGCAGGAACGGGTGTGCGCGCACGCCGCGCAGCTCGAAGCCGTGTGCGAAACCGTGGCAGCGCAGATGCAGCGCGGTCTGCATGCCGTCGTGCTCGCCGACTATGAGTTCGGCCGGCATCTTCTCGACGGAGATTTGAACCGGTCTTTGAAAACGCAGCGTGGCGATGCCACGCTGCGTTTTTTATTATTCGAACGTTGCGAGAACCTCAGTCGTGAAGAGGTCGACGCGTGGCTCATGGCGCGCGACGAAGGCGCGGCAGAGCCATCAGTGGCGGGCACGATGAACGTGCGTGCGAGCGTCGACCCGGCTGAGTTCAATGCGGCGATCGATGCGATCCACTCGGCCCTGCGCGCCGGCGATTCCTATCAGGTCAACTACACGTATCGGCTCGGCTTTGATGTATTCGGCTCGCCCACCGCGCTGTATCGACGCTTGAGGGCGCGTCAGCCGGTGCCGTATGGCGCGCTGATCGCATTGCCGGGCCGACAGTGGGTGCTCTCGTGTTCGCCCGAACTCTTCATCGAGAAGCAGGGCGCGACGTTGCGTGCGCGGCCGATGAAAGGCACCGCGCCGCGCTCGGACGACCCGGCGGTGGACCGGCGCGCTGCCGAATTCCTCGGCAACGATCCGAAGAACCGCGCCGAAAACGTGATGATCGTCGACCTGTTGCGCAACGATCTGTCGCGGGTGGCGCAAACGGGTTCGGTCAAGGTGCCGGCGCTGTTCTCGGTCGAGCCGTATGCGTCGGTGTGGCAAATGACCTCGACCGTGGAGGCGGCGCTAAAGCCCGCCACGTCGTTCGCCCAGACGTTGCGCGCGCTGTTCCCTTGCGGCTCGATCACCGGCGCGCCGAAGCATCGCACGATGCAGTTGATCGACGAGCTCGAGAGCACGCCGCGCGGACTCTATACCGGCGCGATTGGTTGGCTGGACGCGCCTTCATCGTCTGCTGACACCGCGGACGCGACCACGTGCGATGCAAACCACACCGCCTGCGGCGACTTCTGCTTATCCGTCGCGATCCGCACACTGACGTTGGGCCCGTCGACGCAAACCGGTCATCTGGAAGGCAAGATGGGCGTCGGCGCGGGCATCGTGCTCGACAGCGTCGCCGCCGACGAATATGCGGAGTGCCAATTGAAGGCCAGCTTTCTGACCGGCGCCGAACCGGGTTTCGAGCTGTTCGAAACGATGTATGCGACGCGCGAAGAGGGCGTACGGCACCTGTCCCGCCATCTCGCGCGACTGTCGTCGAGCGCCGCGACGCTCGGCTTCAAGTTCGACGACGCAAACGCCATTGCGGCAGCGATCGCGGTGAAGTGCGCGTCGCTGCCCGCTCAGACGCCGCATCGCATGCGGCTTGCACTGAGCAAAAACGGCACGATTCAGATCACGGTCGCGGTGTTGACGCCGCTGGCCGAATCGATCGTTGGTGTGCTGCTTGGCCCCGATCACGCATTCCCGGCAACCGACGCCGCCGACCCGCTGCTGCACCACAAAACCACGCGCCGCGCCGAATACGATCGCGGCTGGCGCGAAGCCGAAGCGAAGGGCGCATTCGACACGCTGTTCTTCAACGCGCAAGGCGAGTTGACCGAAGGCGGCCGCTCGAATGTGTTTGTGAAGCTGGCTGGACGCTGGTGGACGCCGCCGCTCGCATCGGGCGTGCTACCCGGCGTGATGCGGAGCGTTTTGCTTGAGGAAGCGTTGGAACTGCAGGCGGGCGAACGTGTGCTGACCCGGACCGATCTGCTAAACGCCGAAGCGCTAATGGTGTGCAACGCGCTGCGAGGCGCAGTGCTGGCGCGGATCGTGGGCTGATAGAGGCGGGAGCGCAAGCCGCTAACGGCAGCAAACAACGCTGCGCGGGGCCGCCGCCCGCGCCTCAACCGTGAAATGCATGCAGCAGCCGAATCATCCAGCCGCTCAAACATGCACGCAAACGTGAGTGCAAACCCGATTCGCGCACGTCATGCGGCACGGTCGCGTGATCGCGGATTCCCGCTAGGTCGATCAGGCAAAATGGGCTCATGGCGGTCTCTCCTCGGCTCGCGGTCAGGCCGCATAAACAGGAAGACGAAGATAGACAGCCAGCTTTGCATGCAATCTCGGATCAATCTCAAAACGGGCAGGAAGTGGCCCGCCTTGCCGCAAACTCGATCGATTTGAAACTCAGAACGTATGCTCCGGCCCAGGAAACGAACCATCCTTCACCGCCGCCACATACGCTTCCACAGCAGCGAGAATACTCGGCTGCCCATGCATGAAATCCTTCACGAAGCGGGGCCGTTTGCCGGGGAAAATGCCCAGCATGTCGTGCAGCACCAGCACCTGACCCGAGCAATCCAGGCCCGCGCCGATGCCGATCGTCGGAATACGCAACTGCTTCGTGACGTCGCTGGCGAGCAGCGTCGGAATCGCTTCCATCACAATCAATTGCGCGCCGGCCTGCTGCACGGCGAGTGAGTCGCGCATCAACTGCGTCGCGCCCGCTTCGGTCTTGCCCTGCACCTTGAAGCCGCCGAACGCATGCACGGATTGTGGCGTCAAACCGACGTGCGCGCATACGGGAATCGAGCGCTCCACCAGGAAGCGCACCGTGTCCGCGAGCCATTCGCCACCCTCGAGCTTCACCATCTGCGCGCCGGCCCGCATCAACTCCACCGAGCTTCTGAATGCGTCTTCCGGCGTGCCGTAGGTGCCGAACGGCAAGTCGGCCACGATCAGCGCCGCGGGCCGCGCACGCGCCACGCTAGCCGTGTGATACGCGATGTCGGCGAGCGACACGGGCAGCGTGGTCGTCTGGCCTTGCAGCACATTGCCGAGCGAATCGCCGATCAACAACACGTCGACGCCCGCGCGGTCCAGTAGCGCGGCGAAGCTCGCGTCGTAGCAGGTGAGCATGGCGATTTTTTCGCCGGCGTCGCGCATTGCCTGCAGTTTCGGCACGGTGATGGCGTTCCGGCTCGCTTCCTGCAAATAGGTCATGGGGTCAATCCGTTGAGAAAAGAGAGGTGGCCGCGCCGCTTACAGCGACGTGCCTTTGACAAAGAATTCCTTGCGGCCGCGCATGGTTTCGATGCGTTCGGCGAGTAGCGCAAGGTCCGCGTCCGAGTCGAGCGGATTCAGATGTTCGGCGTTGACCGTCAGTACGGGCGTGCGGTCGTAGTGATAGAAAAACTCGTTGTACGCGTCGCACAGGGCGTGCAGATACGCGTCGGAAATCTGCAGTTCCATCGGCACCGCGCGCTTCTGGATTCGCGCGAACAACACTTCCGGGCTCGCCTGAAGATAGACCACGAAGTCCGGCGCCGGCGCATTGACGTCGATGCGAGCGGCGAGCGCGCGATACAACTGCCACTCGTCTTCCTGCAGCGTCAGACGCGCGAAGATGTCGTTCTTCTGCGTCATGAAATCGGCGACCAGCGGTGTGCCCGATGCGTGTGCCGCGCTCACGTCCTGAGCCTGCTGCGCGCGCTGCAACGCAAAGTGCAATTGCGTAGGCAGCGCGTAACGCGCCGTGTCGCGATAAAAGCGTTCGAGGAACGGATTGTCCTGCGGCCGTTCGAACAGTTCCTGCATCGACCAGCGTTGCGCGAGGCGCCGTGCGAGCGAGGTCTTGCCGACGCCGATCGGCCCTTCGATCGCGAGATAGCCGAACGGAGGCCGCAGTTGCGGCGCCGTGACGGTAAGCGGCGTTGAATTCATTCGCAACGGCCTTTAGGAGTGGTGCTTTCACCTGCGGCCAATGCATTTAGCATGGGGCACTGGCAAGGCCCCTTCACTTTCTTGATGCGCTGATCGCTCACGCCGCTAAGCAGCGCTTCGGCACGGCCGTGCTGCGGGATCACGAGTGAGGGATCGATTTCGACGAGCGGCACCAGCGCGAATGCGCGTTCGACCAAGCGTGGATGCGGCACGATCAGATCGGCTTCGTCGATCGATTGATCGCCGAACAGCAGGATGTCCAGATCGAGCGTGCGCGGTGCGTTGCGAAACGGCCGCTCGCGGCCGAACTGATGCTCGATTTTGTGGCAGAGCGCAAGCAGATGCCGCACGGGGAGCGTCGTATCGATCTTCACGACGCAGTTGAAATAATCGTCGCCGCCCGCGTCGATCGGGGCAGTGCGATACAGGCTCGACTTGGCGAGCACGGAGATGGTGTGCTGTTGTGCGAGGCACACCACCGCGTCTTTCAGGGTCTGGCGCGCGTCCCCGAGATTCGCGCCGAGGCCGAGATAAGCAACCGTCATGGCATAACTTCCTGCAACTATCGTTCGACGGCAACAGCCAACGCTATGTCAGTCTTCGTGCGGGCCGTCATGGCCTGCGTCTTCGGCTGTGCGTTCGGCTGGCGTGCCGCCCTCCAATCCGTCCCCCGGCTTGCGGTTTCTACCGCCGCTGCTGCGCCGCCGTCGTTTTCTGGGGCTTCGGTCCTTCCCGCCCTGCGTGAGCAATGCCTCACGCGCGGCGATGTCTCCTTCTATGAACTCCGTCCACCACGCGCCGACCGACTCATCGAGTTCGCCCGATTCGCAGCGCAACAGGAGGAAATCATACCCCGCTCTAAATCTTTGGTGTTCCAGCAGCTTCAGCGCGCTTCTTCCGGAGCGTTTTTCGAGGCGCAACTGCAGGCCCCAGATCTCGCGCATATCCGACGAGAAGCGCTTGTGGATTGCGAGTTTTTCCGTTTGCATGTCGAGGACGTCGTCCATCGCGCGATGCAATGCGGGCACCGGATATTCGCCGTTCGCTTCAAACTTTTGCCAGCGCTGCTGCACGTCGTGCCACAACAGCGTAGCGAACAGGAAGCCCGGCGACACCGGCTTGCCCGCGCGCACGCGGGCATCCGTGTTGTTCAGCGCGAGCGTGATGAATTTTTCGCCGATGGGCTGTTCGAGCACCACGTCGAGCAAAGGCAGCAGGCCATGATGCAGGCCTTCCTGGCGCAGGCGTTTCAAACACGCGAGCGCATGGCCCGACAGCATCAGCTTGAGCATCTCGTCGAACAGACGCGCGGCGGGCACGTTGTTGATCAGATCGGCCATGTTGGCGATCGGCTCGCGCGTGCTGTCCTCGATCTCGAAGTCGAGCTTGGCCGCGAAACGGACTACGCGCAGCATGCGCACCGGATCTTCGCGATAACGCGTGGCCGGGTCGCCGATCATGCGCAACAGACGTGCACGCATGTCGGCCATGCCGTTGTGATAGTCCAGCACGGTTTGCGTGGCCGGATCGTAGTACATCGCGTTGATCGTGAAGTCGCGGCGCGTGGCGTCCTCGTGCTGCTCGCCCCACACGTTGTCGCGCAGCACGCGGCCGCTCGCGTCCACCGCGTGGGTGCGGCGGTCGAGTTCGTCGCGCTTCAGGCGGCGAGCCGGAGGCGCGTCGGCCGCGGGCGGATCGACCAGCGCGCGAAAAGTCGAGGTCTCGATGATTTCCTGACCGAACTGCACGTGCACGATCTGAAACCGCCGGCCGATGATGCGCGCGCGACGGAACAGCTTTTGCACCTGTTCGGGCGTGGCATCCGTGGCGACGTCGAAGTCTTTCGGCTTGATGCCGAGCAGCAGATCGCGCACCGCGCCGCCGACGATAAACGCGCGGTGCCCCGCCTGTTGCAGACCTTCGGTGACGCGAATCGCGTTCCTCGAGATCAGCGCCTGGTCGATGCCATGCACGTCGTGCGGAATGATGATCGGCACGTCCGGATCGCGCACGGTCTTGACGGGCGCGCTGGAACGGGCGGGTTTGCGGCGCGCTTTGCTCGCGCCTGACGGAGTGCGCGTGGGTGCGCTGCCGGTTTCGTCTGTCTCGGCTTCGGCGGGCAGGTTGTCGTCAGCCGGCGCCGAGTCCTGGCCGAATAGCTTGCGGATAAGTTTTTTGATCACGAGGGTTGAAAGAGTTCGAGGATGCGCCAGCCTTTGGCCTGCGCATGGGCGCGCAATGTGTCGTCCGGATTGGTCGCGATCGGGTCCGTGACTTTTTCGAGCAGCGGAATGTCGTTGTGCGAATCGCTATAGAAATAGCTGCGCTCGAAGTCGCTCCACGTCTTGCCGAGCGAGGCGAGCCACGCTTCGGTGCGCACGATCTTGCCTTCCTTGTA
Coding sequences within:
- the dnaJ gene encoding molecular chaperone DnaJ — its product is MAKRDYYEVLGVAKNASDDEIKKAYRKLAMKHHPDRNPGNKDAEGHFKEVKEAYEMLSDSQKRAAYDQYGHAGVDPNMGGAGAQGFGGFADAFGDIFGDIFGQAAGGAARGGGRAGPQVYRGADLRYSMEITLEQAAHGYDTQIRVPSWVSCEICHGSGAKPGTKPETCPTCSGSGSVRMSQGFFSIQQTCPKCHGTGTYIPEPCGHCHGAGKVKETKTLEVKIPAGIDDGMRIRSAGNGEPGINGGPSGDLYVEIHIKQHSVFERDGDDLHCQMPIPFTTAALGGEIEVPTLAGRASFTVPEGTQSGKTFRLRGKGIKGLRSSIAGDLYVHVQVETPVKLTEPQRDLLKQFEKALVEGGSRHSPQSKSWFDRVKSFFD
- the pabB gene encoding aminodeoxychorismate synthase component I → MTADERGAVFALLDDCDATAARRSSRLYTGFVQERVCAHAAQLEAVCETVAAQMQRGLHAVVLADYEFGRHLLDGDLNRSLKTQRGDATLRFLLFERCENLSREEVDAWLMARDEGAAEPSVAGTMNVRASVDPAEFNAAIDAIHSALRAGDSYQVNYTYRLGFDVFGSPTALYRRLRARQPVPYGALIALPGRQWVLSCSPELFIEKQGATLRARPMKGTAPRSDDPAVDRRAAEFLGNDPKNRAENVMIVDLLRNDLSRVAQTGSVKVPALFSVEPYASVWQMTSTVEAALKPATSFAQTLRALFPCGSITGAPKHRTMQLIDELESTPRGLYTGAIGWLDAPSSSADTADATTCDANHTACGDFCLSVAIRTLTLGPSTQTGHLEGKMGVGAGIVLDSVAADEYAECQLKASFLTGAEPGFELFETMYATREEGVRHLSRHLARLSSSAATLGFKFDDANAIAAAIAVKCASLPAQTPHRMRLALSKNGTIQITVAVLTPLAESIVGVLLGPDHAFPATDAADPLLHHKTTRRAEYDRGWREAEAKGAFDTLFFNAQGELTEGGRSNVFVKLAGRWWTPPLASGVLPGVMRSVLLEEALELQAGERVLTRTDLLNAEALMVCNALRGAVLARIVG
- the panB gene encoding 3-methyl-2-oxobutanoate hydroxymethyltransferase → MTYLQEASRNAITVPKLQAMRDAGEKIAMLTCYDASFAALLDRAGVDVLLIGDSLGNVLQGQTTTLPVSLADIAYHTASVARARPAALIVADLPFGTYGTPEDAFRSSVELMRAGAQMVKLEGGEWLADTVRFLVERSIPVCAHVGLTPQSVHAFGGFKVQGKTEAGATQLMRDSLAVQQAGAQLIVMEAIPTLLASDVTKQLRIPTIGIGAGLDCSGQVLVLHDMLGIFPGKRPRFVKDFMHGQPSILAAVEAYVAAVKDGSFPGPEHTF
- a CDS encoding deoxynucleoside kinase → MNSTPLTVTAPQLRPPFGYLAIEGPIGVGKTSLARRLAQRWSMQELFERPQDNPFLERFYRDTARYALPTQLHFALQRAQQAQDVSAAHASGTPLVADFMTQKNDIFARLTLQEDEWQLYRALAARIDVNAPAPDFVVYLQASPEVLFARIQKRAVPMELQISDAYLHALCDAYNEFFYHYDRTPVLTVNAEHLNPLDSDADLALLAERIETMRGRKEFFVKGTSL
- the folK gene encoding 2-amino-4-hydroxy-6-hydroxymethyldihydropteridine diphosphokinase — its product is MTVAYLGLGANLGDARQTLKDAVVCLAQQHTISVLAKSSLYRTAPIDAGGDDYFNCVVKIDTTLPVRHLLALCHKIEHQFGRERPFRNAPRTLDLDILLFGDQSIDEADLIVPHPRLVERAFALVPLVEIDPSLVIPQHGRAEALLSGVSDQRIKKVKGPCQCPMLNALAAGESTTPKGRCE
- the pcnB gene encoding polynucleotide adenylyltransferase PcnB is translated as MIKKLIRKLFGQDSAPADDNLPAEAETDETGSAPTRTPSGASKARRKPARSSAPVKTVRDPDVPIIIPHDVHGIDQALISRNAIRVTEGLQQAGHRAFIVGGAVRDLLLGIKPKDFDVATDATPEQVQKLFRRARIIGRRFQIVHVQFGQEIIETSTFRALVDPPAADAPPARRLKRDELDRRTHAVDASGRVLRDNVWGEQHEDATRRDFTINAMYYDPATQTVLDYHNGMADMRARLLRMIGDPATRYREDPVRMLRVVRFAAKLDFEIEDSTREPIANMADLINNVPAARLFDEMLKLMLSGHALACLKRLRQEGLHHGLLPLLDVVLEQPIGEKFITLALNNTDARVRAGKPVSPGFLFATLLWHDVQQRWQKFEANGEYPVPALHRAMDDVLDMQTEKLAIHKRFSSDMREIWGLQLRLEKRSGRSALKLLEHQRFRAGYDFLLLRCESGELDESVGAWWTEFIEGDIAAREALLTQGGKDRSPRKRRRRSSGGRNRKPGDGLEGGTPAERTAEDAGHDGPHED